A stretch of the Bradyrhizobium sp. CCBAU 53351 genome encodes the following:
- a CDS encoding M81 family metallopeptidase — translation MSQTRRVLSAQIAHETNTFSVIPTTLEDYRKRLFLRDGEIAAALADTRMEIAAHLAAAKRYGWTLVQPLAAAATPSGKVTAACWAELQRLVYAACESGPLDGVILALHGAMVTETDDDAEGALLEGLRQRLGETIPIAVTLDLHANVTERMGRLASIMLPYRTYPHIDQYETAFRAAELLQAAMDGTTRPKVFRSQAPLLDGCNHGRTQGGVMSDLLARAADMEAQTPGLLSVDVCAGFSRSDIAEVGPSIQITYDASHNAAEAAARQAAAALEDEMVRRRAEVTVTALDLPDAMKLAAAAATDVADTRPFVIADFSDNPGSGAYGDGIRLLEALLQAEIRSVLFGVLGDPEAASRCHAAGLGASVGVVLGAKRHPESYGPPLTLTGRVTGLSDGAFVCEGPMNAGQPMTLGPSALLEVDGISIAISTNTLQTYDQEMFRILGAEPAQFRVVAVKSAHHFRAAFAPMAKEVILADSGGLATFDHSKLTYRNVRRPIWPLDEIVPG, via the coding sequence ATGAGCCAGACGCGGCGCGTTCTCTCGGCGCAGATCGCCCACGAGACCAACACTTTCTCAGTCATCCCGACCACGCTCGAGGACTACCGCAAGCGGCTGTTTCTGCGTGACGGCGAGATCGCCGCGGCGCTGGCCGACACAAGAATGGAGATCGCCGCGCACCTGGCCGCAGCCAAACGTTACGGCTGGACCCTGGTGCAGCCGCTCGCCGCCGCGGCCACCCCGTCCGGCAAGGTGACGGCGGCGTGCTGGGCCGAACTGCAGCGCCTGGTCTACGCGGCCTGCGAGAGCGGGCCGCTCGACGGCGTTATCCTGGCACTGCACGGCGCGATGGTGACCGAGACCGACGACGACGCCGAAGGTGCGCTGCTCGAAGGACTGCGCCAGCGTCTCGGTGAGACGATTCCGATTGCGGTGACGCTCGATCTGCATGCCAACGTCACCGAACGCATGGGCCGGCTGGCCAGCATCATGCTGCCCTACCGCACCTATCCGCACATCGACCAATACGAGACGGCGTTCCGGGCCGCCGAGCTGCTGCAGGCGGCGATGGACGGCACGACCCGCCCGAAGGTCTTCCGCTCGCAAGCACCTCTGCTCGACGGATGCAATCACGGACGGACCCAGGGCGGCGTGATGAGCGACCTCTTGGCGCGCGCCGCGGACATGGAGGCGCAAACGCCGGGCCTGTTGTCCGTCGATGTCTGCGCGGGCTTCAGCCGCTCGGACATTGCCGAGGTCGGCCCCAGCATTCAGATCACCTACGATGCCTCCCACAACGCCGCCGAAGCGGCCGCGCGGCAGGCCGCGGCGGCGCTCGAGGACGAGATGGTCCGCCGGCGCGCCGAGGTCACCGTCACGGCGCTCGACTTGCCTGATGCAATGAAGCTTGCCGCCGCAGCCGCGACTGATGTCGCTGACACCCGCCCCTTCGTGATCGCCGACTTCAGCGACAATCCCGGTTCGGGCGCCTACGGCGATGGCATCCGCCTGCTGGAGGCGCTGCTGCAGGCCGAAATCCGCAGCGTGCTGTTCGGCGTCCTCGGCGATCCCGAAGCCGCTTCCCGCTGCCACGCTGCGGGCCTCGGGGCCAGCGTGGGTGTCGTTCTCGGGGCCAAGCGTCATCCCGAAAGCTACGGACCTCCGCTCACGCTGACCGGGCGGGTGACCGGCCTGTCGGACGGCGCATTCGTCTGCGAGGGGCCGATGAATGCCGGTCAACCCATGACGCTCGGGCCCAGCGCCTTGCTCGAGGTCGACGGCATCTCCATCGCGATTTCGACCAACACGCTGCAGACCTACGATCAGGAGATGTTCCGGATTCTCGGAGCAGAGCCGGCTCAATTCCGGGTCGTCGCCGTCAAGTCGGCGCACCACTTCCGGGCGGCCTTCGCGCCCATGGCCAAGGAGGTGATCCTGGCCGACAGCGGCGGCCTTGCCACCTTCGATCACAGCAAGCTCACGTATCGAAACGTCCGCCGTCCGATCTGGCCGCTCGACGAGATCGTTCCGGGTTGA
- a CDS encoding methyl-accepting chemotaxis protein, which yields MTSDRSGNAAGPAGRFTLATKLYAIFALFALLTAAIAGLSDYNSRRGAELTSAIETANAAALNVERVNSLVYAVVMESRGVYMSTEPKVVKKYGDGLLKFNEQILDVVKRWQTIVKADDAEQFATFKKRIEQFVEFRKELVRRGVEINAAAGREWGDNDANRAVRSALNKDLEALSKVYAERAKQIAHETETNRTLSFVLTCLGGVALALVVIGIVIIARSIARPLAAITDTIKQVADGAEDVVVPHSGRADEIGALARAIQVFQEAMGRNRNLASQVSQDSAAREERARHIEQSVEQFREAIGAIMRGLSDNASTMRETAQTITRVTADANSRAGTAANATEQASHNVTAVAGAAEELSASVVEIGRQVRQSAGAVEQTGQRTEKSISEIESLAAATQRIDGVLNLIQAIAEQTNLLALNATIEAARAGDAGRGFAVVAHEVKALAGQTAKATAEISENVAMIQASTRNAVDAVREIGGAVREINEVTSAIAGAIGQQDAATREISSNAQSAAQGNETLVANITSLRDAIGKTDAAAASVLTAAGSVAETADTLSREVETFFQNLRADSRIAKAG from the coding sequence ATGACATCAGACCGATCTGGGAATGCCGCCGGTCCCGCCGGCCGCTTCACGCTCGCCACCAAGCTCTATGCGATCTTCGCGCTGTTTGCGCTGCTCACGGCGGCGATCGCCGGGCTGTCCGACTACAACAGCCGCCGCGGCGCCGAGTTGACGAGCGCGATCGAGACGGCGAACGCCGCCGCGCTGAACGTCGAGCGCGTCAACTCGCTGGTCTATGCGGTCGTGATGGAATCCCGCGGCGTCTACATGTCGACCGAGCCGAAGGTCGTGAAGAAATACGGCGACGGCCTGCTCAAGTTCAACGAGCAGATCCTCGATGTCGTGAAGCGCTGGCAGACCATCGTCAAAGCCGACGATGCCGAGCAATTCGCCACGTTCAAGAAGCGCATCGAGCAATTCGTCGAGTTCCGCAAGGAGCTGGTGCGCCGCGGCGTCGAGATCAATGCGGCCGCGGGCCGCGAATGGGGCGACAACGACGCCAACCGCGCCGTGCGCTCGGCGCTCAACAAGGATCTCGAGGCACTGTCCAAGGTCTATGCCGAGCGCGCCAAGCAGATCGCGCACGAGACGGAGACCAACCGCACCCTGTCCTTCGTCCTGACCTGCCTCGGCGGCGTGGCGCTGGCCCTGGTCGTGATCGGCATCGTCATCATCGCCCGCTCGATCGCAAGGCCGCTGGCCGCCATCACCGACACCATCAAGCAGGTCGCCGACGGCGCCGAGGACGTCGTGGTGCCGCACTCCGGCCGCGCCGACGAGATCGGCGCGCTCGCCCGCGCGATCCAGGTTTTCCAGGAGGCCATGGGCCGCAACCGCAACCTCGCCTCGCAGGTCTCGCAGGACTCCGCCGCGCGCGAGGAGCGCGCCCGCCATATCGAGCAGTCCGTCGAGCAATTCCGCGAGGCGATCGGCGCGATCATGCGTGGCCTCAGCGACAACGCCTCCACCATGCGCGAGACCGCGCAGACCATCACCCGCGTCACCGCGGATGCGAACAGCCGCGCCGGCACGGCGGCCAACGCCACCGAGCAGGCCTCGCACAACGTCACGGCGGTGGCGGGCGCGGCCGAGGAGCTGTCGGCGTCGGTGGTGGAGATCGGGCGCCAGGTGCGGCAGAGCGCCGGCGCGGTCGAGCAGACCGGCCAGCGCACCGAGAAGTCGATCTCCGAGATCGAGAGCCTTGCCGCGGCCACGCAGCGCATCGACGGCGTGCTCAACCTGATCCAGGCGATCGCCGAGCAGACCAACCTGCTCGCGCTCAACGCCACCATCGAGGCCGCCCGCGCCGGCGATGCCGGCCGGGGCTTTGCCGTGGTCGCTCATGAGGTGAAGGCGCTGGCTGGCCAGACCGCCAAGGCCACCGCCGAGATCTCAGAGAACGTCGCGATGATCCAGGCCTCGACCCGCAACGCGGTCGATGCCGTGCGCGAGATCGGCGGCGCGGTGCGCGAGATCAACGAAGTCACCTCGGCGATCGCCGGCGCCATCGGCCAGCAGGACGCCGCCACGCGCGAGATCTCGTCCAACGCGCAAAGCGCCGCGCAAGGCAACGAGACGCTGGTCGCCAACATCACCTCGCTGCGCGACGCCATCGGCAAGACCGATGCGGCAGCAGCCTCGGTGTTGACGGCGGCGGGCAGCGTGGCCGAGACCGCGGACACGCTGTCCCGCGAGGTCGAGACGTTCTTCCAGAACCTGCGCGCGGACAGCCGCATCGCCAAGGCGGGGTGA
- a CDS encoding ethanolamine ammonia-lyase subunit EutB: MVYRHTIDATTHIFPDLRDLLAKATPPRSGDRLAGIAADTAEQMIAARMALADVPLARFLQEAVIPYEADEVTRLVIDSHDAKAFAPVASLTVGAFRDWLLSDAATPEVLKTLAPGITPEMAAAVSKLMRNQDLILAARKREVTTAFRNTIGLKGRMSTRLQPNHPFDDARGITASILDGILLGAGDACIGINPASDDPAVIARLLRLLDEIISRLQIPTQGCVLTHVTTTLSLIGQGVPVDLVFQSVAGTEAANRSFGIDLALLKEAQEAGLSLRRGTIGQNVMYFETGQGSALSAGAHHGVDQQTCEARAYAVARAFAPLLVNSVVGFIGPEYLYDGKEIIRAGLEDHFCGKLLGLPLGIDICYTNHAEADQDDMDNLLTLLAAAGVTFIMGVPGADDVMLNYQSTSFHDALYVRDVFGLRRAPEFDDWLARSGITGSDFRLAGDAGLLPDFASRLIA; this comes from the coding sequence TTGGTCTACCGCCACACCATCGACGCCACGACCCACATTTTCCCGGACCTGCGCGATCTCCTGGCCAAGGCGACGCCGCCGCGCTCCGGCGACCGGCTGGCCGGGATCGCCGCCGACACGGCCGAGCAGATGATCGCGGCGCGGATGGCGCTCGCCGACGTCCCGCTCGCAAGATTCCTGCAGGAAGCCGTCATCCCCTATGAGGCCGACGAGGTTACCCGCCTCGTCATCGACAGCCACGACGCCAAGGCGTTTGCCCCGGTGGCCTCCCTGACGGTTGGGGCCTTCCGCGACTGGCTGCTGTCGGACGCCGCGACGCCGGAGGTCCTGAAGACGCTGGCCCCCGGCATCACCCCGGAGATGGCGGCAGCGGTCTCAAAACTGATGCGCAACCAGGATCTGATCCTGGCGGCACGGAAACGCGAGGTCACCACCGCCTTCCGCAACACCATCGGCCTCAAGGGCCGGATGAGCACGCGGCTGCAGCCCAACCATCCGTTCGACGACGCCAGGGGCATCACCGCCTCGATCCTCGACGGCATCCTGCTCGGGGCCGGCGATGCCTGCATCGGCATCAATCCGGCGAGCGACGATCCGGCCGTCATCGCGCGATTGCTGCGGCTGCTCGACGAGATCATCTCGCGGCTGCAGATCCCGACGCAAGGCTGCGTGCTCACCCATGTCACGACGACGCTGTCGCTGATCGGGCAGGGCGTGCCGGTCGATCTCGTCTTCCAGTCCGTTGCCGGCACCGAGGCCGCCAACCGCAGTTTCGGCATCGACCTTGCGCTTCTCAAGGAGGCGCAGGAGGCCGGGCTGTCGCTGCGGCGCGGCACCATCGGGCAGAACGTGATGTATTTCGAGACCGGCCAGGGCTCGGCGCTGTCGGCCGGCGCCCATCACGGCGTCGACCAGCAGACCTGCGAGGCGCGCGCCTATGCGGTGGCCCGCGCCTTTGCGCCTCTCTTGGTCAACAGCGTGGTCGGCTTCATCGGCCCGGAATATCTCTATGACGGCAAGGAAATCATCCGGGCGGGACTGGAGGATCATTTCTGCGGCAAGCTGCTCGGCCTGCCGCTTGGGATCGACATCTGCTACACCAACCATGCGGAAGCGGACCAGGACGACATGGACAATCTGCTGACGCTGCTCGCCGCCGCCGGCGTTACCTTCATCATGGGCGTCCCCGGCGCCGACGACGTCATGCTGAACTACCAATCGACGTCTTTTCACGACGCGCTCTATGTCCGTGACGTCTTCGGCTTGCGCCGCGCGCCGGAATTCGACGATTGGCTGGCTCGGTCGGGCATTACAGGCTCAGATTTCCGGCTTGCCGGCGATGCAGGCCTGCTGCCCGATTTTGCCTCGCGGCTGATTGCGTGA
- a CDS encoding B12-binding domain-containing radical SAM protein — translation MRAESNGTSRRILCVFPRYTSSFGTFEHSYPLTDGVRAFMPPQGLLLISAYLPEDWQVKFVDENLRRTTREEFEWAEAVFVSGMHIQRQQMNDICRRAHEFDLPVALGGPSVSACPDYYPSFDYLHVGELGDATNQLIEILSRDTARPDEQVVLTTKDRVPMTEFPIPAYELADVKKYFLGSIQYSSGCPYQCEFCDIPGLYGRNPRIKSPQQIIAELDRLRECGMTDTVYFVDDNFIGNRKAAMDLLPHLIEWQKRTGYVVRLACEATLNIAKRPEILEKMREAYFITIFCGIETPDPDALKAMQKDHNMMVPILEGVRTINSYGMEVVSGIIMGLDTDKPNTSEALLGFVEESRIPLLTINLLQALPKTPLWDRLEREGRLVHDDGRDSNVDFLLPYDEVVASWKHAMGVAYEPERVYARFQYQCDHVYVHRLKMPTPDEMKTWPNIRRGLVMLRNIFWKVGVLGDYKRVFWKFALGRIKRGDLEGLIGCTLIAHHLITFARAASSGRQNASNYSIRLREAAVPAE, via the coding sequence ATGCGAGCTGAAAGTAACGGAACATCCCGGCGGATTCTCTGTGTGTTTCCGCGCTACACCTCCTCGTTCGGCACGTTCGAGCATTCCTATCCGCTGACCGACGGTGTCCGTGCCTTCATGCCGCCGCAGGGGCTGTTGCTGATCTCGGCCTATCTGCCTGAGGATTGGCAGGTCAAATTCGTCGACGAGAACCTGCGTCGTACCACCAGGGAAGAGTTCGAATGGGCCGAGGCGGTCTTCGTCAGCGGCATGCACATCCAGCGCCAGCAGATGAACGACATCTGCCGCCGCGCCCATGAGTTCGATCTGCCGGTCGCGCTCGGCGGCCCCTCCGTCAGTGCCTGTCCCGACTATTACCCGTCGTTCGACTATCTCCATGTCGGCGAGCTCGGCGATGCCACCAACCAGCTGATTGAGATCCTGTCGCGCGACACGGCGCGTCCAGACGAACAGGTGGTCCTCACCACCAAGGACCGCGTGCCGATGACGGAGTTTCCGATCCCGGCCTACGAGCTTGCCGACGTGAAGAAGTACTTCCTCGGCAGCATCCAGTATTCCAGCGGCTGTCCCTATCAGTGCGAGTTCTGCGACATCCCCGGTCTCTACGGCCGCAACCCGCGCATCAAGTCGCCGCAGCAGATCATCGCCGAGCTGGATCGTCTACGTGAATGCGGCATGACCGACACGGTCTATTTCGTCGACGACAATTTCATCGGCAACCGCAAGGCGGCGATGGATTTGTTGCCGCACCTGATCGAATGGCAGAAGCGGACCGGCTACGTGGTCCGGCTCGCCTGCGAGGCGACGCTCAACATCGCCAAGCGGCCCGAGATCCTCGAGAAGATGCGCGAGGCCTACTTCATCACCATCTTCTGTGGGATCGAGACGCCCGATCCCGACGCGCTGAAGGCGATGCAGAAGGACCACAACATGATGGTCCCGATCCTGGAGGGCGTGCGCACCATCAACTCCTACGGCATGGAGGTGGTTTCGGGCATCATCATGGGGCTCGACACCGACAAGCCGAATACGTCGGAGGCGCTGCTCGGCTTCGTCGAGGAATCGCGCATCCCGCTGCTCACGATCAACCTGCTCCAGGCGCTGCCGAAGACGCCGCTGTGGGACCGGCTGGAGCGCGAGGGTCGTCTTGTCCACGACGATGGCCGCGATTCCAACGTCGACTTCCTGTTGCCCTATGACGAGGTCGTCGCGTCCTGGAAGCACGCCATGGGCGTCGCCTATGAGCCCGAGAGGGTCTACGCGCGCTTCCAGTACCAATGCGACCACGTCTATGTGCATCGCCTGAAGATGCCGACGCCGGACGAGATGAAGACCTGGCCCAACATCCGGCGCGGTCTCGTCATGCTGCGCAACATCTTCTGGAAGGTCGGCGTGCTCGGCGACTACAAGCGCGTGTTCTGGAAGTTCGCGCTGGGGCGCATCAAGCGCGGCGATCTCGAAGGTCTGATCGGCTGCACCCTCATCGCGCATCATCTCATCACCTTCGCGCGCGCGGCCTCCAGCGGCAGGCAGAACGCCTCGAACTACTCGATCCGGCTGCGCGAGGCCGCCGTTCCCGCCGAATGA
- the eutC gene encoding ethanolamine ammonia-lyase subunit EutC produces MSDPSVPARPIIDLRSFTPARVALGRSGASVPTRALLDFTLDHARARDAVHAAFDAPRLVADLAGLGLDVTEARSQAVDRGDYLRRPDLGRRLEPGSADVLARAASAPCQLALVIGDGLSAAAVHAHAVALVRRLLPLLAEGDAVALGPVVVASGARVALGDEIGALLGARMVVTLIGERPGLSAPDSLGAYLTFAPKPGRTDAERNCVSNIHHAGLSYDEAACKIAWLVREGLARQVSGVALKDESADRAPRRIGTFSAG; encoded by the coding sequence ATGAGTGATCCGTCCGTTCCGGCTCGCCCGATCATCGACCTCAGGTCGTTCACGCCCGCGCGCGTTGCGCTCGGGCGCAGCGGGGCAAGCGTGCCGACCAGGGCGCTGCTCGATTTCACGCTCGATCATGCCCGTGCCCGCGATGCCGTGCATGCCGCCTTCGATGCGCCGCGTCTGGTCGCCGATCTCGCAGGCCTCGGCCTCGACGTCACCGAGGCGAGGAGCCAGGCGGTCGACCGCGGGGATTATCTGCGGCGGCCGGATCTGGGGCGACGGCTCGAGCCCGGCTCGGCCGATGTTCTGGCGCGAGCGGCTTCCGCGCCATGCCAGCTCGCGCTGGTGATCGGCGACGGCCTGTCCGCGGCGGCGGTCCATGCCCATGCGGTGGCCCTGGTGAGGCGGCTGCTGCCGTTGCTCGCCGAAGGCGATGCTGTCGCGCTCGGCCCTGTCGTCGTCGCCTCAGGCGCGCGCGTTGCGCTCGGCGACGAGATCGGCGCCCTTCTCGGCGCGCGCATGGTCGTGACGCTGATCGGCGAGCGGCCCGGCCTGTCGGCACCCGACAGTCTCGGCGCCTATCTGACCTTCGCGCCCAAGCCCGGCCGCACCGATGCTGAACGCAATTGCGTGTCCAACATCCACCACGCCGGACTGAGCTATGACGAGGCTGCCTGCAAGATCGCCTGGCTGGTCCGCGAGGGGCTGGCGCGTCAGGTCAGCGGCGTGGCGCTGAAGGACGAGAGCGCGGACCGCGCGCCGCGTCGAATTGGCACATTCTCGGCCGGATGA
- a CDS encoding RND family transporter, which yields MLEKHSENEVHVDKVEQGPTSSIAFGLERLGLIAVRAPIVSCIVLLVLIVGAVFGIHRIKIDDSLSQLFRSDSREFHRYEEVTKKFPAEEFDVLVVVEGKNLLARNNLEKLRDFVTDMQLVEGTRGLVSLFSARQAPAPGKLPAALFPAELPEGADYDKFIETVKNNEIIRGKLLSEDGTLALIVLSLDPEVVASSRLTKTVADIRALMKEDLSDTGLNVQLSGVPVMQLEIRNAVERDGLTYNILGILAGCIIAIIFFRKISFMVAAAFPPMIAILLALGALGWANFNLNMFLNVMTPLIMVISFSDSMQLTFAARDRLIAGQDKFTAFKNAVLVVGPACVLTHGTAGISFIALQFSNSDLIRKFGEAGLAATIIALVAVLSLVPVFGVLLVRNEKTFAVKFQGADAGVQALRNFCYWIAVRMVGRPGLFSLIAVLFVGGLGVIYANLEPRYRLADQVPDKRQAVAASDRLDAKLTGANPVNVLIQFPKGESLYSPETLQTIADVHATVEKAAGVGNVWSVETLRRWLAEKAGSADVATLKEYVSVIPEHLVRRFIDAEQDAVVVAGRVPDKDSSQLLPIVDKLDAELDAVRKKHPGYEVAVTGLAAIAARNSASMIEKLNRGLTVEFALVAIFIGLAFRSWVVMFACILPGIFPVVMSGTVLWAMGEGLQFASVVALTVSFGLGLSATIHFLNRLRLESKPGVGSALAVERATVLVGPALILTTVVLACGLVVTVFSDLPSLRLFGWLSAFSMVMALVADLFILRPTAMWLINLHGKLQGTDKPAI from the coding sequence ATGCTCGAAAAGCACAGCGAGAATGAGGTTCATGTCGACAAGGTCGAGCAGGGACCTACGTCCTCGATCGCCTTCGGGCTGGAGCGTCTCGGGCTGATCGCCGTCCGGGCGCCGATCGTCTCCTGCATCGTCCTGCTCGTCCTGATCGTCGGCGCCGTGTTCGGCATCCACCGGATCAAGATCGACGATTCGCTGTCGCAGCTCTTCCGCTCCGACAGCCGCGAATTCCACCGGTATGAAGAGGTGACGAAGAAGTTCCCGGCCGAGGAATTCGACGTCCTCGTCGTGGTCGAAGGCAAGAACCTCCTGGCGCGGAATAATCTCGAGAAGCTGCGCGACTTCGTGACCGACATGCAGCTGGTCGAAGGCACGCGCGGGCTGGTCTCGCTGTTCTCCGCCCGCCAGGCGCCGGCGCCGGGCAAGCTGCCGGCGGCCCTGTTCCCGGCCGAGCTGCCCGAAGGCGCCGACTACGACAAGTTCATCGAGACGGTCAAAAACAACGAGATCATCCGCGGCAAGCTGTTGTCAGAAGACGGCACGCTGGCGCTGATCGTGCTGTCGCTCGATCCGGAGGTGGTGGCGTCCAGCAGGCTGACCAAGACCGTCGCCGACATCCGCGCGCTGATGAAGGAGGATCTCAGCGATACCGGGCTCAACGTGCAGCTTTCCGGCGTGCCCGTGATGCAGCTCGAGATCCGCAACGCCGTCGAGCGCGACGGCCTCACCTACAACATCCTCGGCATTCTCGCCGGCTGCATCATCGCCATCATCTTCTTCCGCAAGATCTCCTTCATGGTCGCCGCGGCGTTCCCGCCGATGATCGCGATCCTGCTGGCGCTCGGCGCGCTCGGCTGGGCCAATTTCAATCTCAACATGTTCCTGAACGTGATGACGCCGCTCATCATGGTCATCAGTTTCTCGGACTCGATGCAGCTCACCTTTGCCGCGCGTGACCGGCTGATCGCGGGCCAGGACAAGTTCACCGCGTTCAAGAACGCCGTGCTGGTGGTGGGACCGGCCTGCGTGCTGACGCATGGCACCGCCGGCATTTCCTTCATCGCGCTGCAGTTCTCCAACTCCGACCTGATCCGCAAGTTCGGCGAGGCGGGTCTGGCCGCCACCATCATCGCGCTGGTCGCGGTGCTGTCGCTGGTACCGGTGTTCGGCGTGCTCCTCGTGCGCAACGAGAAGACGTTCGCGGTCAAGTTCCAGGGTGCGGATGCCGGCGTCCAGGCGTTGCGCAATTTCTGCTACTGGATCGCGGTGCGCATGGTCGGCCGGCCCGGCCTGTTCAGCCTGATCGCGGTGCTGTTCGTCGGCGGCCTCGGCGTCATCTACGCCAATCTGGAGCCACGCTACCGGCTCGCCGACCAGGTGCCGGACAAGCGGCAGGCGGTCGCCGCCAGCGACCGGCTCGATGCCAAGCTCACCGGCGCCAATCCGGTCAACGTGCTGATCCAGTTCCCGAAGGGTGAATCGCTCTATTCGCCGGAGACGCTCCAGACTATCGCGGACGTGCATGCGACCGTGGAGAAGGCGGCCGGCGTCGGCAATGTCTGGTCGGTCGAGACCCTGCGCCGCTGGCTGGCGGAAAAGGCCGGCAGCGCCGACGTCGCGACGCTGAAGGAATATGTCAGCGTCATTCCCGAGCATCTGGTGCGTCGGTTCATCGACGCCGAGCAGGACGCCGTCGTGGTCGCCGGCCGCGTGCCGGACAAGGATTCCAGCCAGCTGTTGCCGATCGTCGACAAGCTCGATGCCGAGCTCGACGCCGTCCGCAAGAAGCATCCCGGCTATGAGGTTGCGGTGACCGGTCTTGCTGCGATCGCGGCACGCAATTCGGCCAGCATGATCGAAAAGCTGAACCGCGGGCTCACCGTCGAATTCGCGCTGGTCGCGATCTTCATCGGCCTTGCATTCCGCTCCTGGGTGGTGATGTTCGCCTGCATCCTGCCGGGCATCTTCCCGGTGGTGATGTCGGGAACAGTGCTGTGGGCGATGGGCGAGGGCCTGCAATTCGCCAGCGTCGTCGCGCTGACCGTCTCGTTCGGGCTCGGCCTCAGCGCCACCATCCACTTCCTCAATCGCCTGCGCCTGGAGAGCAAGCCGGGGGTCGGCTCGGCGCTCGCGGTGGAGCGGGCGACCGTGCTGGTCGGACCTGCGCTGATCCTGACCACGGTGGTGCTGGCCTGCGGCCTGGTCGTCACCGTGTTCTCCGACCTGCCGTCGCTGCGGCTGTTCGGCTGGCTCAGCGCCTTCTCGATGGTGATGGCCCTCGTCGCCGACCTCTTCATCCTCAGGCCGACGGCGATGTGGCTGATCAATTTGCACGGCAAGCTGCAGGGCACCGACAAGCCGGCGATCTGA
- the hpnC gene encoding squalene synthase HpnC: MTSASELRSGKGDRDENFPVASWIIHPRHRALILAYYNFVRTADDIADHATLPPDQKLAYLDLLEAELLGKGDTQAEAVSLRRALAERGMAPRHALDVLIAFRMDVTKLRYETWDEVIHYCRYSAMPVGRFMLDVHGESTSTWAASDALCAGLQITNHLQDCGKDFRELNRVYLPRDALAAHGASVEQLGLSQSPPAMLACLQALAARNEALLDEGRSLAAEIRDFRLGIDVAVIQAYADRIVRLLKVRDPLRERVHLNKFELLVFSLAGMLGEGGRRAMGRKAISRPGTAHDA; this comes from the coding sequence ATGACCTCTGCGAGCGAATTGCGATCCGGCAAGGGAGACCGCGACGAGAATTTTCCCGTCGCGTCCTGGATCATTCATCCGCGTCATCGCGCCCTGATCCTGGCGTATTACAATTTCGTCCGCACCGCCGACGACATCGCCGACCACGCGACGCTGCCGCCCGACCAGAAGCTGGCCTATCTCGACCTGCTCGAGGCGGAGCTGCTCGGCAAGGGCGACACCCAGGCAGAGGCCGTCAGCTTGCGCCGTGCGCTCGCCGAGCGCGGCATGGCGCCGCGCCATGCGCTCGACGTGCTGATCGCGTTCCGCATGGACGTGACCAAGCTGCGCTATGAGACCTGGGACGAGGTCATTCACTATTGCCGCTATTCGGCGATGCCGGTCGGCCGCTTCATGCTCGACGTCCATGGCGAGAGCACCTCGACCTGGGCGGCATCGGATGCGCTCTGCGCGGGCCTGCAGATCACCAATCATTTGCAGGATTGCGGCAAGGATTTCCGCGAGCTCAACCGCGTCTATCTGCCGCGCGATGCGCTGGCAGCACATGGCGCCTCGGTCGAGCAGCTCGGGCTTTCGCAGTCGCCGCCGGCGATGCTGGCCTGCCTGCAGGCGCTCGCCGCGCGCAACGAAGCGCTGCTCGACGAGGGCAGGTCGCTGGCTGCGGAGATCCGGGATTTCCGTCTCGGCATCGACGTCGCGGTGATCCAGGCCTATGCCGACCGCATCGTGCGCCTCTTGAAGGTGCGCGATCCGTTGCGCGAGCGGGTGCATCTGAACAAGTTCGAGCTGCTCGTCTTCAGCCTTGCCGGAATGCTCGGTGAGGGAGGCCGCCGCGCGATGGGACGCAAGGCCATTTCCAGACCGGGGACCGCACATGACGCTTGA